The genomic segment CCGCTTCTGAAGGCGCTAGACGACGGTGAAGCCTAGTAATTTCCTCAACACTTGGCATATGTGTACTCATACTCTCATCATAGGAAACGGTCTCCATATCATGTGTCAACAGAATATTGAAACGATTCACATACTTGCTCTATGCGATTATCTTGTTCACTGAAACATGTTTGACAGTAGAATCAGAGCGTACAACGAGCAAAAGGGGTGACATGGGGACTTCGGAAAACGAGCAGTATTCCGCCCAGCGCAGCACTGCAGCCGAAATGCAAGCAGGACAAGCCTGGTCCAATCCACTGCGTGATCCAAGGGATTTGCGTATGCCGCGCGTCGCAGGACCTTGTTCTTTGGTAATTTTCGGTGTCACGGGCGATCTAGCAAAAAAGAAGCTGCTACCGGCCGTGTACGATCTTGCCAATCGTGGACTGCTACCAGCTGGATTCGGTCTCATTGGTTTTGGCAGACGCAAATGGGATAACGAGGAATTCGCGAATTTCGCCAAAGAGAATATGCAGGCACATTGCCGCACACCATTCAACGAAAAAACGTGGGAGCACCTTTACGACGGTTTGCGCTTCGTCACAGGCACTTTTGACGATGCCGAGGCATTCACCCGTCTGTCAGACACAGTATCGGAACTCGACAGGGATCGCGGCACTCGCGGTAATCATGCTTTCTATATGTCTGTGCCACCAAGGGATTTTCCGCTGGTGTCCAAACAGCTTGCAGATTCTGGTCTTTCACATTCCAGTGAAGGCGCGTGGCGTCGTGTCATTATCGAGAAACCTTTTGGCCACGACCTTGCTAGCGCCAAAGAACTAGACCGAGTAGTTTCCGAGGTCTTCGAACCAGATTCAGTATTCCGTATCGACCACTATCTCGGCAAGGAAACAGTGCAGAACCTCTTAGCACTGCGCTTTGCCAACACCATGTTTGAGCCTGTATGGAACGCCAATTACGTCAGTCATGTACAAATCACCATGGCAGAAGATATTGGTATCGGCGGCCGAGCTGGATACTATGACGGCATCGGTGCAGCACGAGATGTGATTCAAAACCATTTGTTACAGCTCATGGCCTTAACTGCTATGGAAGAGCCTGTTTCATTTTCAGCAGCCGATTTGACCGCAGAAAAGCGAAAAGTGCTTTCCGCCGTGCGATTGCCAAAGAATCTAGCCGAGCATACCGCCCGCGGACAATATGCTGCCGGCTGGCAAGGCTCAGATAAAGTTGTCGGTTATCTTGATGAAAAGGGCATTAGCCGCGACTCGACAACTGAAACGTATGCGGCCATTCGTCTCGATGTTGATACTCGTAGATGGGCAGGTGTGCCTTTCTACTTAAGAACCGGCAAACGACTCGGCAAGCGAGTTACTGAAATCGCTGTAGCATTCAAACCTGCGCCACACCTTCCTTTTGAGACGACAGCAACGCGTGAACTGGGAGCTAACGCGGTTGTTATTCGCGTGCAACCAGATGAAGGCGTAACCATTCGATTCGGGGCCAAAGTTCCTGGAACAGCCATGGAAGTCCGCGACGTCAGTATGGATTTCAGTTACGGTCGATCATTTACCGAAGCATCTCCCGAAGCATATGAGCGCCTAATACTTGACGTGTTACTCGGAGACCCGCCACTCTTCCCAACCACCGAGGAAGTTAATCTTTCTTGGAATATTCTTGACCCAATTGAAGACTTCTGGAGCACACTGGGTCAGCCTCAGCCATACCGTGCAGGCACATGGGGACCTGCACAGGCCGATGAGATGCTGGCTCGTGATGGATACCACTGGAGGATGCCATGATTGTTGAAATGCCCGATACCGCGACTTCGCAGATATCCAGAAAGATTGATGCTCTGCACGAGGAACGCGGTGAAGCAGCGCTAGGTCGCGTGTTGACCTTGCTCATCAGCACATCCGAAGAAGAATTGGAAGAGTCCCTGGAAACCGCGAACGCAGCGAGCCGAGAACATCCCTGCCGAGTGATAGCTATCGTTACAGATGGTTCTGACTCAGGAGAACATTCCAAACTTGATGCGCAAGTACGATTCGGAGCGGATGCAGGAGCGGGAGAAATTGTGGTTCTCAAACCTTTCGACGGTTTGAAGCGCCATTTAGACACTCTCGTGATTCCTCTACTGGTTCCTGATGCACCCGTTGTTGCTTGGTGGCCTTCAAAGGCGCCAGAGGACCCTTCAAAAGATCCAATAGGCCGCATGGCACGCAGCCGTATTACTGATGCAATTCGTTCCTCTAACCCCGATGCTTCATTTACAGCATTGAGGGCACATTGGTCTTGTCACGATATCGATATGTCTTGGACTCGTCTCACGGTTTGGCGTGCAATGCTAGCGTCGATGCTCGATCAGCCACCGCATCTTCCCATCAAATCAGTTCGAGTCAAGGGACAGTCGCACTATATTCCCCTCGACTTGTTGGCAGCTTGGCTCGCTGTAAGACTAGATGTGCCCGTCACCATTGAACGTGATGATGACCTCAACGCCATTACGGGTGTCTTCTTCGAGCGCGAAGATGGCGAACTGAGTATGGAACGCCCGTACGAGGATCAAGCCACAATCTGCCAACCTGGAGAATCACAGCAAGACGTTGCCATGCCAATGAGAACTCTTGAAGAGTGCCTCAGCGAAGAGATGCGGCGGCTTGACCCAGATGAGGTTTATGCAGAGGTCATCACGGATGGATGGGGTCTAGTGGACCATGAGTAACGTGGCTATCTAAAGGACATTAACTTATGCTCCGCTTATGGAGCAACCGCAAAGTATAGGATTGTGGTTGCTCCATAAGCAATAGACCATTGCATTATCGAACTGTGATATTCGCTCATCAGTAGTAATAACTCATCAGCAGACACATAGAAATCTGGACATATGCCTCAAAGACTTGCCATTGCCTACCCCAATCCTGAATTGCTCCACACAGCAATTGCTTCTCGTCTACTGATTGAAATCGGGGACAGAATAGCTTCCCAACATCGCGCAGATATTGCACTCACTGGAGGAACTGACGGTAATGCTGTGCTTACACATATTGCTAGCAATCCTTTGAATGAAGCAATTGATTGGAGCCGTGTTCATCTATGGTGGGGAGACGAACGCTTCGTCGCAGCCAACGATGACGATCGCAATGCGAAGCAGGCCCGCGAAGCTTGGTTCGGAACCTTGGTCAAGCATGGGCTGCTCCAAGAATCACATATTCATGAGATGCCTGCCGAGCAACGCAACAACCATGACGTTGCAGTCGCTGGAGATGCAGAAAATACTAGATTATTAGATGCTGCCGCAGCAACGTATCAAGAAGAGATCACTCGTGAGCTCGGTGATAACCCAATCTTTGATGTCGCACTCTTCGGAGTTGGTCCAGACGGGCATTTCGCATCATTATTCCCCGACTATCCGCAAGTAACCATTGACGATAGCGACATTCTGGTCACAGGTGTCACCAATTCCCCCAAAAAGCCACCACTACGGATTAGCATGACTGTTCCATTGATAAAGAACAGTCGCAAAGTATGGGTGCTGGCATCTTCTTCACGAAAAGCTCAAGCCGTACATAATGCTCTATCATCGGTGAATAATCCTCACGTGCCCAGCTCATTCGCAACGGGACAAGAGGAAACTCTATGGCTCCTCGATGACGAAGCCTCAGCGTTAACGTTGTAAAACCACCCAGCACCTGATTGAAGAAACGAAACTGTGCAATTAAGCATGAATTCAAACCTAATTGAACTCCAGGATTCGTTTGTGTAGGGATTTCTTTTTAGATCGATAATATGTAACGCCGGAAATGGCGGAATACCGAGCATTTCAAGATAGAGCTACTGATAGATGCCTGCATAATCCCTACAGAAACGGTCATATCATTCGCTAGACGGCTTAGCTGCTTTGCTGAATCTCTTTCTGACCCGGTTCTGAACCAGTAACAACAGACCCCCGCACGATGCGGGGGTCTCAATCACTGCTCGTGGCTCCGTAGGGAGCCACTCACGCAGAACCTGATGAATTACCAAGAAACGTCAAGCGTCACGACGTGTGGCAATCGCTGCGCGATTCTTCGCAACCTTTGCGGTTGCTCACCTTGCCTACGACAATCGCTCTGACGATTGCCCTCGCGTTCTTAACGAACGCTCGCTTCGCTTATGTGAAGCACACCGTGCTTCACATTTAACAGCTCAGCTGCTTTGCTGAATCTCTTTCTGACCCGGTTCTGCCCACAAAGTATGGAAAGCTCCTGGGGCGTCTACTCGACCGTAAGTATGAGCTCCGAAGAGATCACGCTGACCTTGAATCAGAGCAGCAGGAAGACGCTTGGAACGCAGACCATCATAGTAAGCAAGTGAGCTCGAGAACATTGGCACTGGAATACCCGCCTCGGCTGCACTTGCAACCACGCGACGCCATGACTCTTGCGCATTGGCTACGGCTTGCTTGAAGAATGGATCAAAGAGCAGAGAACCAAAAGTCTCAGAAGAATCATAAGCATCAGAAATACGGTTGAGGAACTTCGCACGAATAATGCATCCGCCGCGCCAGATACGTGCCACCGCACCAAGATCGATATTCCAGCCGTACTGCTTTGCACCCTTCTCGATTTCGTTGAAGCCCTGTGCATACGCCACAATCTTAGAAGCATATAAAGCTTGACGTACATCCTCAATAAAGGCATTGCGTGAGTCTGCATCGGGGAACTTCGCAGCAAATGCACCTTCAGGATTAGGACCTTCTAAGCCCTTGTGTGCAGCCTCTTCACGCAACTCAGCTTCAGAAGAAAGACCGCGCGCAAACACAGCCTCGCCAATACCAGTAACTGGCGTACCCAACGACAGAGCCGTTTGCACAGTCCAAGTTCCTGTGCCCTTCATACCAGCTTGGTCAACAACAATATCTATAAAGGGCTTGCCAGTTTTCTCATCCTTATGCCCGAGCACTTCAGCAGTTATCTCAATAAGATAAGAGTTCAAATCACCCTTATTCCACTGCGCAAATACATCCGCAATTTCAGCAGGCTCCAATGCCAGTCCACGACGCAGCAGATCATAGCTCTCGGCAATCACCTGCATATCGGCATACTCGATACCGTTATGCACCATCTTCACGAAGTGACCCGCACCATCAGTACCAATATGCGTCACGCACGGTTCACCTTCAGCGACAGCAGCGATACTCTTCAGGATGGGGCCCAGAGTCTTCCAAGACTCATCAGTACCACCAGGCATCATCGAAGGCCCTTTCAACGCACCTTCTTCACCGCCAGAAATTCCACAGCCCACGAAATGCAGTCCGCGTGCACGGATGTCTTTTTCTCGACGAATAGTATCTTCAAAATATGCGTTGCCACCATCAACGATGATGTCACCATCTTCCATCGCGTCAGCCAACTCGTTAATCACCGCATCAGTTGGCGCTCCTGCCTTGACCATAATGATGGCAGTGCGAGGTTTTGCCAGAGAAGCGACAAATTCCGTTATCGTTTTCGCAGGAATGAACTTGCCTTCAGAACCGTGCTCAGCAATCAGAGCTTCGGTACGGGAGTAGTGACGGTTATACACCGCAACAGTGTTGCCGTGATTCGCCAAGTTTCTAGAAAGGCTCGCACCCATTGCTGCAAGTCCCACCACTCCGATATTCGCTAGTTCTTCACTCATGCCATACCCTTTCAATTGACGACATTCGTTGTAATCGCATCTGAGAACTCCTCAACTGCAGGATTCACGAACGCGTACTCCAAAATCAGTGTATTGCCCTTCGCTACTCGGCATCAATTCGTTCACAATTCGCGCAAGGAATACTCACCGCTCTGGTTAGAAGCAACAAGCATTTGATCGTTATGCAGTTCCTTCCAACCATCCTCAGCGGACTGCTCAAAACCAGAAGACGCTATGACCACACCCGACGCTGAACGGTCGGCATGCTGAATTTCTTTGTAGCGAATAACTCGATAGTCTGCAACATAGTCAGCCTGCCCGTAACGTGCATAAATATCACCGATACGCGCTGGGACATCTGTACGACCAGATGCGCGTAAGCAGACCATTTCATCCTGGCTTTGTACCATGCAGTTATATGAGGACTTTGGGTATTCCTTGCGCAAATCAGCAACCGCCTGAGCTACTGACTGTGCAAGAGTCAAGCCCTGACCAACATGTTGTAATACCACTGAGAAGAATATTGCCGAATCACTTTTGCCGCCAGTTTCGAGTAACAAATCCTCGTCAATATCGAAATCGCGATTATCTACAATATTGCGACCTTGCTCATCGCTGATGTCACCATTGTGAATAAAGCTCAAACCATTTGCAAAGAAAGGCTGTTGATTTTCCAAAATCAACGGCAGATTAGAAGAAGCCAATCTCAAGTGGAAAAGTCCCCCGCGTGCTCCACTCTCAACAAAGGTTTCAAAAGCACTATCGAAATGAGCAGCTACAGTCGAACGATACACATTTGATGCTGTCTCAGGAGTAGGCGCACCACCATCGCGGCGATGAGCACCTTCAGGAGGCTGTGATAACAGCGAAACACCCCATCCATCGTTATGGATTTTGGAAATCGAACGAAATTGCGCAACGTCAACTTCTCCAATGATGTCTTTGAGACTCAGATTAATACCGTTGGTGGCATACCCCAATAATCTGCACATATCACTTCACTCTAACCTATGAAATATTGTCTCGCTGTCTCATCTCATGTCTATCAAACGCTGAGCAACGAGCTACCCTTTATCCGTCTGCTGCTCAGAGACACCCTTTGAAGTCTGCTGCAAATCTGTCGTTGACTTCTGTGGGGTTTCCTTTTTTGCTTCCTGAAGCATAGCTTGCTGGCGTTTCGTCCTGCGTAAGGCAACTCGCTGCAAACGTGGAACTCTACGCGTCGTAACGAATAGCGGTTGAACTTCAACAATTGGATTGTATGGTGCAAGGCCAAACCACTTCACTGGTGAACCGGCAACATGCCTGATCGCATATTTAACCTGCAGTGCCACCGCTCTACCTGTGGTAATTTTTGACTCCGGCATCAAGGCTTTATGAATCAAGATGTATTTGATAGTACCTATTTGTGGATCTTCATCCACCTTGGGATACACGGACGTTTGCTGTGGCAATTCACCGCTGTCAATCAACTCATGCATAATCTGGTGCAAGTAAGTTGCAACATTTTGGTCCACTTTGAAACCGAGACGCATACGCACTCGGAACAGATAATTAGTGCCAAAATTCTCAACCGAATAGTCTCTGGTAAATGGGTCATCGGTGGTTTGAACGGACACAGCCCACCAAGCGCGAGCACGCTTAGGGTGGTCGGCAAAGATAGAGAAGAAGATATCTGTATCGAGTCGACACATCTCAGTATCCGATGTCAAATAGACAAGATTGTCCGCATAGTACGGCACACGGAAGTCATTGTGGAGCATGTCCAGAGCAGGCAAACACTCTTTAGGAGCCATATGTCTGCGCTGCGAACGCTCAACCTTGGTTCCCTCGTTCCACGTGTACATAATGAACAGAATGGCGAGTGTGAGCAGCATCGTAAACCAACCACCATGGAGGAACTTTGCCATAGATGCCAAGAAGAAGAGTGTTTGGATTGCAATGAACACTACTGTGAACACCACAGCCCAGAACTTGCTTGCATTGAACCATATGTACACACCAAGCAACACCGTAGTGGTAATCATCGTTATGGTTAATGCCAGCCCATATGCCGCTGCAATATGCTCGGAATCGCGGAAAATGCCTAGAACCGTCAATGTTGCCGCACAAAGGACCATATTCACCACAGGAATATACAACTGGCCACGAGTCCTTGCGGGGTACCGAACTTGAAGGTGAGGCATCCAATTCAATCCTGTCGCCTCAGAAACCATAGTAAATGCACCAGTTATCAAGGCTTGGGAAGCAATCACACCTGCTGTCACAGAGAGCACCACTGCAACATATCTGACGTTTGGATTCATCATCTGGAAGAAGGGATTAAGGTTCTGCACACTCTTCAAATCAGCATTATTGCGATTATTGAGCATCCAGGCACCTTGCCCGAAGTAGTTCAAGACTAAAGCGATTTTAATGAAAGGCCAGGTGATATAAATATTGCCTCTGCCAACATGCCCCATATCTGAGTACAACGCTTCTGCACCAGTAGTGGAGAGGAATACGGTTCCCATAATCGCCAAACCCGCAACATTCCCTGAGCTGAAGAGGAAACGAATACCATAAATCGGGTTCAAAGCTTCAAATACTGTCCAGTCATTACCAAGATTTGCCACACCTACCACAGCGAGAAAAGCAAACCAAATCATCACAACAGTGCCGAAAACCTTGCCAATACGCTCAGTACCTCGGGATTGGACCGAGAACAGAATCAGAATCACCACAACCGTGATCATTAATGTGAGGTTTTCATTGTCATTAAAAATCGGTTCAAGTACCGGAAGTGTTTTGAGTCCCTCAACAGCTGAAGATATTGAAACAGCTGGGGTCAGCACCGAATCTGCAAGA from the Bifidobacterium sp. genome contains:
- the zwf gene encoding glucose-6-phosphate dehydrogenase, whose translation is MQAGQAWSNPLRDPRDLRMPRVAGPCSLVIFGVTGDLAKKKLLPAVYDLANRGLLPAGFGLIGFGRRKWDNEEFANFAKENMQAHCRTPFNEKTWEHLYDGLRFVTGTFDDAEAFTRLSDTVSELDRDRGTRGNHAFYMSVPPRDFPLVSKQLADSGLSHSSEGAWRRVIIEKPFGHDLASAKELDRVVSEVFEPDSVFRIDHYLGKETVQNLLALRFANTMFEPVWNANYVSHVQITMAEDIGIGGRAGYYDGIGAARDVIQNHLLQLMALTAMEEPVSFSAADLTAEKRKVLSAVRLPKNLAEHTARGQYAAGWQGSDKVVGYLDEKGISRDSTTETYAAIRLDVDTRRWAGVPFYLRTGKRLGKRVTEIAVAFKPAPHLPFETTATRELGANAVVIRVQPDEGVTIRFGAKVPGTAMEVRDVSMDFSYGRSFTEASPEAYERLILDVLLGDPPLFPTTEEVNLSWNILDPIEDFWSTLGQPQPYRAGTWGPAQADEMLARDGYHWRMP
- a CDS encoding glucose-6-phosphate dehydrogenase assembly protein OpcA encodes the protein MIVEMPDTATSQISRKIDALHEERGEAALGRVLTLLISTSEEELEESLETANAASREHPCRVIAIVTDGSDSGEHSKLDAQVRFGADAGAGEIVVLKPFDGLKRHLDTLVIPLLVPDAPVVAWWPSKAPEDPSKDPIGRMARSRITDAIRSSNPDASFTALRAHWSCHDIDMSWTRLTVWRAMLASMLDQPPHLPIKSVRVKGQSHYIPLDLLAAWLAVRLDVPVTIERDDDLNAITGVFFEREDGELSMERPYEDQATICQPGESQQDVAMPMRTLEECLSEEMRRLDPDEVYAEVITDGWGLVDHE
- the pgl gene encoding 6-phosphogluconolactonase; protein product: MPQRLAIAYPNPELLHTAIASRLLIEIGDRIASQHRADIALTGGTDGNAVLTHIASNPLNEAIDWSRVHLWWGDERFVAANDDDRNAKQAREAWFGTLVKHGLLQESHIHEMPAEQRNNHDVAVAGDAENTRLLDAAAATYQEEITRELGDNPIFDVALFGVGPDGHFASLFPDYPQVTIDDSDILVTGVTNSPKKPPLRISMTVPLIKNSRKVWVLASSSRKAQAVHNALSSVNNPHVPSSFATGQEETLWLLDDEASALTL
- the gndA gene encoding NADP-dependent phosphogluconate dehydrogenase: MSEELANIGVVGLAAMGASLSRNLANHGNTVAVYNRHYSRTEALIAEHGSEGKFIPAKTITEFVASLAKPRTAIIMVKAGAPTDAVINELADAMEDGDIIVDGGNAYFEDTIRREKDIRARGLHFVGCGISGGEEGALKGPSMMPGGTDESWKTLGPILKSIAAVAEGEPCVTHIGTDGAGHFVKMVHNGIEYADMQVIAESYDLLRRGLALEPAEIADVFAQWNKGDLNSYLIEITAEVLGHKDEKTGKPFIDIVVDQAGMKGTGTWTVQTALSLGTPVTGIGEAVFARGLSSEAELREEAAHKGLEGPNPEGAFAAKFPDADSRNAFIEDVRQALYASKIVAYAQGFNEIEKGAKQYGWNIDLGAVARIWRGGCIIRAKFLNRISDAYDSSETFGSLLFDPFFKQAVANAQESWRRVVASAAEAGIPVPMFSSSLAYYDGLRSKRLPAALIQGQRDLFGAHTYGRVDAPGAFHTLWAEPGQKEIQQSS
- a CDS encoding class II glutamine amidotransferase, with protein sequence MCRLLGYATNGINLSLKDIIGEVDVAQFRSISKIHNDGWGVSLLSQPPEGAHRRDGGAPTPETASNVYRSTVAAHFDSAFETFVESGARGGLFHLRLASSNLPLILENQQPFFANGLSFIHNGDISDEQGRNIVDNRDFDIDEDLLLETGGKSDSAIFFSVVLQHVGQGLTLAQSVAQAVADLRKEYPKSSYNCMVQSQDEMVCLRASGRTDVPARIGDIYARYGQADYVADYRVIRYKEIQHADRSASGVVIASSGFEQSAEDGWKELHNDQMLVASNQSGEYSLREL
- a CDS encoding KUP/HAK/KT family potassium transporter; the protein is MSEKKNESQPIDGGANAGKQGSSDESSDHDLSRGHKSSPKVAKGTGEGESHQESEQHSPDKPVKPVAKSPIEDSILPAESITKAPKVSHQARTREERIALKAERKAAMKLAAQRKNASSRGPLGRLWIKIQSSPDKISISMAIVALGVVYGDIGTSPLYMSQTFLSGQGGIGNTDRPAVLGMLSLVFWSITLITTVKYVLIAMRIDNKGEGGIFALYSLVRRHAKWLVIPAMLGGAAFLADSVLTPAVSISSAVEGLKTLPVLEPIFNDNENLTLMITVVVILILFSVQSRGTERIGKVFGTVVMIWFAFLAVVGVANLGNDWTVFEALNPIYGIRFLFSSGNVAGLAIMGTVFLSTTGAEALYSDMGHVGRGNIYITWPFIKIALVLNYFGQGAWMLNNRNNADLKSVQNLNPFFQMMNPNVRYVAVVLSVTAGVIASQALITGAFTMVSEATGLNWMPHLQVRYPARTRGQLYIPVVNMVLCAATLTVLGIFRDSEHIAAAYGLALTITMITTTVLLGVYIWFNASKFWAVVFTVVFIAIQTLFFLASMAKFLHGGWFTMLLTLAILFIMYTWNEGTKVERSQRRHMAPKECLPALDMLHNDFRVPYYADNLVYLTSDTEMCRLDTDIFFSIFADHPKRARAWWAVSVQTTDDPFTRDYSVENFGTNYLFRVRMRLGFKVDQNVATYLHQIMHELIDSGELPQQTSVYPKVDEDPQIGTIKYILIHKALMPESKITTGRAVALQVKYAIRHVAGSPVKWFGLAPYNPIVEVQPLFVTTRRVPRLQRVALRRTKRQQAMLQEAKKETPQKSTTDLQQTSKGVSEQQTDKG